A stretch of the Panthera uncia isolate 11264 chromosome D1, Puncia_PCG_1.0, whole genome shotgun sequence genome encodes the following:
- the LOC125928694 gene encoding olfactory receptor 8B3-like: protein MAPGNSSFVAAFILVGLTDLPDLQLPLFCLFLVMYVVTVLGNLGLITLIGLNSHLHTPMYFFLFNLSFIDFCYSSVFTPKMLTNFVSKKNIISYRGCMTQLYFFCFFAISECYVLTSMAYDRYVAICNPLLYNVVMSPKVCSSLMLGSYLMAFLGAMAHTGSMLRLTFCDANTINHYLCDILPLLQLSCTSTYVNELVVFIVVGINIIVPSVTIFVSYGCILSSILHISSTEGRSKAFSTCSSHIIAVSLFFGSGAFMYFKPSSAGSMDEGKISSIFYTNTVPMMNPLVYSLRNKDVKLALRKTLSRRL, encoded by the coding sequence ATGGCTCCTGGAAACAGTTCTTTTGTGGCTGCATTCATTCTGGTGGGGCTAACAGACCTACCAGATCTCCAGCTCCCCCTGTTCTGTCTGTTTCTAGTCATGTATGTGGTCACTGTGTTGGGAAATTTGGGCTTGATAACTCTAATTGGGCTGAATTCACACCTACATACTCCAATGtacttttttctcttcaatttgTCCTTCATAGATTTCTGTTATTCTTCTGTGTTTACACCCAAAATGCTGACTAACTTtgtatcaaagaaaaatattatctccTACAGGGGGTGCATGACCCagctttactttttctgtttttttgctatttctgAATGCTATGTGTTGACATCAATGGCCTATGatcgctatgtggccatctgtaaCCCACTTTTGTATAATGTTGTCATGTCCCCTAAAGTGTGTTCCAGCCTTATGCTTGGTTCATATTTGATGGCATTTTTGGGTGCTATGGCTCACACAGGAAGCATGCTGAGACTGACCTTCTGTGATGCAAACACCATCAACCATTATTTGTGTGACATCCTCCCCCTTCTCCAGCTCTCCTGCACAAGCACCTACGTGAATGAGCTGGTGGTTTTCATCGTGGTGGGCATCAACATCATTGTGCCCAGTGTCACCATCTTTGTGTCTTATGGttgcatcctctccagcatcctcCACATCAGCTCCACTGAGGGGAGGTCCAAAGCGTTCAGCACCTGCAGTTCCCACATAATTGCTGTTTCCTTGTTCTTTGGATCAGgtgcatttatgtattttaaaccaTCTTCTGCTGGGTCTATGGATGAGGGAAAAATATCATCTATCTTTTACACCAATACAGTTCCCATGATGAACCCTTTAGTTTACAGCTTGAGAAACAAAGATGTTAAACTTGCTTTGAGAAAAACTCTAAGTAGAAGGTTGTGA